One part of the Phragmites australis chromosome 3, lpPhrAust1.1, whole genome shotgun sequence genome encodes these proteins:
- the LOC133912412 gene encoding probable arabinosyltransferase ARAD1 isoform X1, with protein sequence MAAAASCRSPLVWLFALAAALFFASWYLLLDSAAAPPARHHHQGLRLGGGRRPGAGKKCDPAKALLRVFMYDLPHEFHFGLLDWKPPGGGGVWPDVRDGVPEYPSGLNLQHSIEYWLTLDLLASEQGAPTPCAAVRVRDAAAADVVFVPFFASLSFNRHSRVVPPARDSEDRALQRRLLRYLAARPEWRRSGGRDHVVLAHHPNGMLDARYKLWSCVFVLCDFGRYPPSVANLDKDIIAPYRHVVSNFANDTTCYDDRPTMLYFQGAIYRKEGGFIRQELYYLLKDEKDVHFSFGSVAGNGIEQVTQGMRASKFCLNIAGDTPSSNRLFDSIVSHCVPVIISDEIELPFEDVLDYSKFCIIVRGEDAVKKGFLMNLMKGISREEWTRMWNRLKEVERYFEYQYPSQNGDAVQMIWKAIARKVPSIRLKINRLRRFSVFETNNTNETPPPVETRVDMEV encoded by the exons AtggccgctgccgcctcctGCAGGAGCCCGCTCGTCTGGCTCTTCGCCCTCGCAGCCGCACTGTTCTTCGCCTCCTGGTACCTCCTCCTCGACtctgccgccgcgccgccggcccgccaccaccaccagggGCTCCGCCtaggcggcggccggcgccccGGCGCAGGGAAGAAATGTGACCCGGCCAAGGCGCTGCTGCGGGTGTTCATGTACGACCTGCCCCACGAGTTCCACTTCGGCCTGCTCGACTGGAAGCCccccggtggcggcggcgtgtGGCCGGACGTCAGGGACGGCGTGCCGGAGTACCCCAGCGGGCTCAACCTGCAGCACAGCATCGAGTACTGGCTCACGCTCGACCTCCTGGCCTCCGAGCAGGGCGCGCCCACTCCCTGCGCCGCCGTGCGGGTGCGcgacgccgcggcggccgaCGTCGTCTTCGTGCCCTTCTTCGCCTCGCTTAGCTTCAACCGCCACTCCAGGGTCGTCCCGCCCGCGCGGGACAGCGAGGACCGCGCGCTGCAGCGGAGGCTCCTCCGGTACCTCGCCGCGCGGCCCGAGTGGCGGAGATCCGGCGGGAGGGACCACGTCGTGCTCGCCCACCACCCCAACGGCATGCTCGATGCGCGCTACAAGCTCTGGTCCTGCGTCTTCGTGCTCTGCGACTTCGGGAGGTACCCGCCCAGCGTCGCAAACCTCGACAAGGACATCATCGCGCCCTACCGGCACGTCGTCAGCAACTTCGCCAATGACACCACCTGCTACGACGACCGACCGACGATGCTCTACTTCCAAGGCGCTATCTACAGAAAAGAA GGTGGTTTCATCCGGCAAGAACTGTATTATCTTCTGAAAGACGAAAAAGATGTGCATTTCTCATTTGGAAGTGTGGCTGGTAACGGGATTGAGCAAGTGACGCAGGGTATGCGGGCTTCCAAGTTCTGCCTCAACATTGCAGGTGACACGCCATCCTCCAACCGCCTATTCGATTCCATAGTCAGCCACTGCGTTCCAGTCATCATCAGTGATGAAATTGAGCTCCCATTCGAGGATGTCCTTGACTACTCTAAGTTCTGCATCATTGTGCGTGGTGAAGATGCAGTGAAGAAGGGTTTtctgatgaatctgatgaaagGGATTAGCCGAGAAGAGTGGACACGCATGTGGAACAGGCTTAAGGAAGTAGAAAGGTACTTTGAATACCAGTACCCATCTCAGAATGGCGATGCTGTCCAGATGATCTGGAAGGCCATAGCTCGAAAGGTGCCCTCAATCCGGCTGAAGATCAACAGATTACGAAGATTTTCCGTGTTTGAAACTAACAACACAAATGAGACTCCACC TCCTGTCGAAACAAGAGTTGATATGGAAGTCTGA
- the LOC133912412 gene encoding probable arabinosyltransferase ARAD1 isoform X2 — MAAAASCRSPLVWLFALAAALFFASWYLLLDSAAAPPARHHHQGLRLGGGRRPGAGKKCDPAKALLRVFMYDLPHEFHFGLLDWKPPGGGGVWPDVRDGVPEYPSGLNLQHSIEYWLTLDLLASEQGAPTPCAAVRVRDAAAADVVFVPFFASLSFNRHSRVVPPARDSEDRALQRRLLRYLAARPEWRRSGGRDHVVLAHHPNGMLDARYKLWSCVFVLCDFGRYPPSVANLDKDIIAPYRHVVSNFANDTTCYDDRPTMLYFQGAIYRKEGGFIRQELYYLLKDEKDVHFSFGSVAGNGIEQVTQGMRASKFCLNIAGDTPSSNRLFDSIVSHCVPVIISDEIELPFEDVLDYSKFCIIVRGEDAVKKGFLMNLMKGISREEWTRMWNRLKEVERYFEYQYPSQNGDAVQMIWKAIARKVPSIRLKINRLRRFSVPVETRVDMEV, encoded by the exons AtggccgctgccgcctcctGCAGGAGCCCGCTCGTCTGGCTCTTCGCCCTCGCAGCCGCACTGTTCTTCGCCTCCTGGTACCTCCTCCTCGACtctgccgccgcgccgccggcccgccaccaccaccagggGCTCCGCCtaggcggcggccggcgccccGGCGCAGGGAAGAAATGTGACCCGGCCAAGGCGCTGCTGCGGGTGTTCATGTACGACCTGCCCCACGAGTTCCACTTCGGCCTGCTCGACTGGAAGCCccccggtggcggcggcgtgtGGCCGGACGTCAGGGACGGCGTGCCGGAGTACCCCAGCGGGCTCAACCTGCAGCACAGCATCGAGTACTGGCTCACGCTCGACCTCCTGGCCTCCGAGCAGGGCGCGCCCACTCCCTGCGCCGCCGTGCGGGTGCGcgacgccgcggcggccgaCGTCGTCTTCGTGCCCTTCTTCGCCTCGCTTAGCTTCAACCGCCACTCCAGGGTCGTCCCGCCCGCGCGGGACAGCGAGGACCGCGCGCTGCAGCGGAGGCTCCTCCGGTACCTCGCCGCGCGGCCCGAGTGGCGGAGATCCGGCGGGAGGGACCACGTCGTGCTCGCCCACCACCCCAACGGCATGCTCGATGCGCGCTACAAGCTCTGGTCCTGCGTCTTCGTGCTCTGCGACTTCGGGAGGTACCCGCCCAGCGTCGCAAACCTCGACAAGGACATCATCGCGCCCTACCGGCACGTCGTCAGCAACTTCGCCAATGACACCACCTGCTACGACGACCGACCGACGATGCTCTACTTCCAAGGCGCTATCTACAGAAAAGAA GGTGGTTTCATCCGGCAAGAACTGTATTATCTTCTGAAAGACGAAAAAGATGTGCATTTCTCATTTGGAAGTGTGGCTGGTAACGGGATTGAGCAAGTGACGCAGGGTATGCGGGCTTCCAAGTTCTGCCTCAACATTGCAGGTGACACGCCATCCTCCAACCGCCTATTCGATTCCATAGTCAGCCACTGCGTTCCAGTCATCATCAGTGATGAAATTGAGCTCCCATTCGAGGATGTCCTTGACTACTCTAAGTTCTGCATCATTGTGCGTGGTGAAGATGCAGTGAAGAAGGGTTTtctgatgaatctgatgaaagGGATTAGCCGAGAAGAGTGGACACGCATGTGGAACAGGCTTAAGGAAGTAGAAAGGTACTTTGAATACCAGTACCCATCTCAGAATGGCGATGCTGTCCAGATGATCTGGAAGGCCATAGCTCGAAAGGTGCCCTCAATCCGGCTGAAGATCAACAGATTACGAAGATTTTCCGT TCCTGTCGAAACAAGAGTTGATATGGAAGTCTGA